From one Phocaeicola salanitronis DSM 18170 genomic stretch:
- a CDS encoding OmpP1/FadL family transporter gives MLLRNKILLTAVLTGSWLTATAQLTPYPPQSSTNSPYTRYGLGELSDRGFANNAAMGGVGYGLRYSGHINLTNPAAYSSVDSLSFMFDIGMSLKSSNYKENGISSNAKNASFDYLAIQFRLHKRLGMAIGFTPYSTVGYNFSTTSPVSGSEDVTATNTFQGDGGLQQVTAGLGFKILDNLSIGASAGYIYGSLSYQNMVAFNTNSDATYVYNTLKIKSYVADFGLQYTQKINKTDNITLGLVYGLGHTLNSTDTRGIRVTDNLTNPSYSSVNEHEIKNAYGIPHTFGVGLSYLRNNRLTIAADYTLQKWSSAKYYTPSTMYKDRSKIALGAEILPNPIGRNYLQRIRYRIGANYATPYLNLPQCEGPSEYSISAGFGFPLYLFQRNTILNLTGQYIRVNPSTSNMLSENRFVIKLGLTFNEHWFMKWKVN, from the coding sequence ATGTTACTAAGAAATAAGATACTCCTTACTGCTGTGTTAACGGGAAGCTGGCTGACGGCTACCGCTCAATTAACGCCATATCCCCCTCAATCAAGCACAAACTCTCCCTATACACGCTATGGGCTAGGCGAATTGTCCGACAGAGGATTCGCCAACAATGCGGCGATGGGAGGTGTAGGCTATGGGCTCCGTTACAGCGGGCATATCAACTTGACCAATCCGGCGGCATATTCTTCAGTCGATTCCCTTTCTTTCATGTTCGACATCGGCATGAGCCTGAAAAGCTCGAACTACAAGGAAAACGGAATATCTTCCAATGCTAAAAACGCAAGTTTCGACTATTTGGCAATCCAGTTCAGGCTACATAAACGTCTGGGTATGGCAATCGGCTTTACGCCTTATTCTACAGTAGGATACAATTTCTCCACGACTTCTCCGGTAAGCGGAAGTGAAGACGTGACGGCTACCAATACCTTCCAAGGCGATGGAGGATTGCAACAAGTTACGGCAGGACTTGGATTCAAAATTCTGGACAACCTGTCTATCGGCGCAAGCGCAGGTTATATATACGGCTCGCTCAGCTACCAGAACATGGTTGCATTCAACACGAACAGTGACGCGACCTATGTTTACAATACATTGAAAATAAAAAGCTATGTAGCCGATTTCGGCCTGCAATACACGCAGAAGATTAATAAGACCGACAATATCACTTTAGGGTTGGTTTACGGATTGGGACATACGTTGAACTCAACCGATACCAGAGGCATCCGGGTTACGGACAACCTCACCAATCCGTCTTACTCATCGGTAAACGAGCATGAGATTAAAAACGCGTATGGCATCCCCCATACGTTTGGTGTCGGCTTGTCTTACCTCCGGAACAACAGGTTGACCATTGCGGCAGACTATACGCTGCAAAAATGGTCTTCGGCAAAATACTATACTCCGTCTACGATGTATAAAGACCGGAGCAAGATTGCTTTAGGCGCTGAAATCCTGCCCAACCCGATAGGAAGGAATTACCTGCAACGCATCCGGTACCGCATAGGAGCCAACTATGCAACTCCTTATTTAAACCTGCCGCAATGTGAAGGTCCGTCGGAGTACAGCATCAGTGCCGGATTCGGATTCCCGCTATATCTATTCCAGCGGAACACGATTCTCAACCTGACCGGACAATACATACGCGTGAACCCGTCCACATCCAACATGCTGTCCGAAAACCGCTTTGTCATCAAGCTGGGTCTGACATTCAACGAACATTGGTTCATGAAATGGAAAGTTAACTAA
- the lnb gene encoding lipoprotein N-acyltransferase Lnb codes for MKYKLRYLLVALLLCGFANAYSSKSDSIRFSLLTCAPGSEIYAHFGHTAIRYENYTRKVDLVFNYGMFNFREPHFVWRFVKGETDYQLGITPYIYFKAEYAMRGSSVYQQVLNLTQAEKEKLLDLLETNYRPANRVYRYNYFYDNCTTRARDKIEEAIGGEVVYPDSIAGKTFRSIVHEFTSEAKWDELGIDMCLGAEADVEIGKRLQMFAPFYMLHYADDAYILGANGEKRPLVLEKTKIVDVEPEPFEPGFPLSPMACGILFLVICLVMGWIQWKKRRIWWGWDLCLLLLQGLAGCLVAFLFFFSVHPTVGSNWLLWLFNPLPLFYLPFLVWHEKKGRKDPYHVINVVYLTLFIVIFPICGQEFNLTVLPLALGLLMNSVSRVLVWKKKV; via the coding sequence ATGAAATACAAACTCAGATACTTGCTCGTGGCGTTGCTCTTATGTGGCTTTGCCAATGCATATAGCTCCAAGTCCGACAGCATACGCTTTAGTTTGCTGACGTGTGCCCCCGGAAGCGAAATTTATGCGCATTTCGGGCATACGGCTATCCGTTATGAGAATTATACCCGGAAGGTTGACTTGGTTTTCAATTACGGGATGTTTAATTTCCGCGAGCCGCATTTTGTATGGCGCTTTGTGAAAGGGGAGACCGATTACCAGCTGGGCATTACACCTTATATATATTTCAAGGCGGAATACGCCATGCGGGGCTCTTCGGTGTATCAGCAGGTGCTGAACCTGACGCAGGCGGAAAAGGAGAAGCTTTTGGATTTGCTCGAGACGAATTACCGTCCGGCAAACAGGGTTTACCGCTATAATTATTTTTACGATAATTGCACGACCCGTGCACGGGATAAGATAGAAGAAGCCATCGGTGGGGAAGTGGTTTATCCGGATTCGATAGCGGGTAAGACGTTCCGTAGCATCGTACATGAATTTACTTCCGAAGCCAAGTGGGATGAATTGGGCATAGACATGTGTCTGGGCGCGGAAGCGGATGTAGAGATAGGGAAACGCTTGCAGATGTTCGCTCCGTTTTATATGTTGCATTATGCGGATGATGCGTATATTCTCGGGGCAAACGGGGAAAAACGCCCGCTTGTGTTGGAGAAAACGAAAATTGTGGATGTGGAGCCGGAGCCTTTTGAGCCGGGGTTCCCTTTGTCGCCTATGGCGTGCGGCATTCTTTTTCTGGTGATATGTCTTGTCATGGGGTGGATACAATGGAAGAAACGCCGTATCTGGTGGGGATGGGACTTGTGCTTGCTCCTCTTGCAGGGGCTTGCCGGATGCTTGGTCGCCTTCCTTTTTTTCTTCTCTGTGCATCCTACGGTCGGGTCGAACTGGCTGCTTTGGCTTTTCAATCCGCTTCCCTTGTTTTACCTTCCTTTTCTTGTTTGGCACGAGAAAAAGGGGCGAAAAGACCCTTACCATGTCATAAATGTGGTGTATTTAACACTTTTTATAGTGATATTCCCGATTTGTGGGCAAGAATTTAATTTAACAGTATTACCTTTGGCGCTTGGTTTGCTGATGAACTCAGTGAGCCGTGTATTAGTTTGGAAGAAAAAGGTATGA
- a CDS encoding type III pantothenate kinase, whose product MNLVIDIGNTVAKLAIFDHEDIVEIIRGSNHSLDCLPMLCNKYPIERMIIASVITLSNTIKRQLKKVDIPILELTHKTPVPIQNMYKTPETLGMDRLAAVVGANYLCPDKNLLVIDAGTALTYEFIDAQGRYWGGNISPGIYIRFKTLNACCDKLPLIEKGGDLPEFGYSTETAIRAGVIKGIEFEIMGYIRLMQKKYPDLLVFLTGGDKFSFDTNLKSIIFADRFLVLKGLNRILNYNVTKK is encoded by the coding sequence GTGAATTTAGTTATTGACATAGGTAACACCGTAGCCAAACTGGCTATATTCGACCACGAAGACATCGTGGAAATTATCCGCGGTTCTAACCACTCGCTTGATTGCTTGCCCATGCTATGCAATAAATATCCGATAGAACGGATGATTATTGCGTCGGTCATCACGCTCAGCAATACGATAAAAAGGCAATTGAAAAAAGTGGACATCCCCATCTTAGAGCTTACCCACAAGACCCCGGTTCCCATCCAGAACATGTATAAGACCCCCGAGACATTGGGCATGGACCGGCTGGCGGCGGTAGTAGGAGCCAATTACCTCTGCCCCGACAAGAACTTGCTGGTGATTGATGCCGGAACGGCATTGACCTACGAGTTCATCGACGCACAAGGACGTTACTGGGGAGGGAATATCTCGCCGGGCATTTACATCCGGTTCAAGACCCTGAACGCATGTTGCGACAAGCTTCCCCTAATCGAAAAAGGAGGCGATTTGCCCGAATTCGGATACAGCACCGAGACGGCTATCCGGGCAGGCGTAATCAAGGGGATAGAGTTTGAAATCATGGGCTATATCCGGCTTATGCAAAAGAAATATCCCGATCTTTTGGTTTTTTTAACTGGCGGAGATAAATTTTCTTTTGATACAAACTTAAAAAGTATCATCTTTGCAGATAGATTTTTAGTGTTGAAAGGTTTAAACAGAATATTGAACTATAATGTTACTAAGAAATAA
- the secA gene encoding preprotein translocase subunit SecA, with the protein MGFNEFISKIFGNKATRDMKEIQPWVNKVKEVYPEIQKLTNDELRAKTEELKKYIKDSALEETQKIADLKATIEDTDIEKREPIFNQIDKLEKEVLEKYEKALNEVLPTAFAIVKDTARRFAENEEIEVTATEMDRNLAAQGRDFVRIEDDKAIWKNHWVAGGNEVTWNMIHYDVQLFGGVVLHQGKIAEMATGEGKTLVATLPVFLNALTGNGVHVVTVNDYLAKRDSEWMGPLYMFHGLSVDCIDKHQPNSEARRRAYMADITFGTNNEFGFDYLRDNMAVSPKDLVQRQHNYAIVDEVDSVLIDDARTPLIISGPVPKGDEQLFEVLRPLVERLVEAQRKLATQYLADAKRLIASDKKEDQEAGFLALFRSHKALPKNKPLIKFLSEPGIKAGMLKTEEIYMEQNNKRMPEAVEPLYFVIDEKLKSVDLTDKGIDLITGKSQDPTLFVLPDIAAQLSALENEEGLSDEERLAKKDEFMTNYSIKAERVHTINQLLKAYTMFEKDTDYVVMDGQVKIVDEQTGRIMEGRRWSDGLHQAVEAKEGVKIEAATQTFATITLQNYFRMYHKLSGMTGTAETEAGEFWDIYKLDVVVIPTNRPIARIDMNDRVYKTKREKYKAVIEEIEKMVNAGRPVLVGTTSVEISEMLSKMLTLRKIPHNVLNAKLHQKEAEIVAKAGQSSTVTIATNMAGRGTDIKLSPEVKAAGGLAIIGTERHESRRVDRQLRGRAGRQGDPGSSVFFVSLEDDLMRLFASDRLAHWMDKMGFKEGEMIEHSMISKSIERAQKKVEENNFGIRKRLLEYDDVMNKQRTVVYTKRRHALMGERIGMDIADMIWDRCYNAVDQPTYEDAKMEILQTLAMETPFTSEDFRNKQKEALAEQTFQSAMELFRRKTERMAQIATPVIKQVYENQGKMYQNILIPITDGKRMYNISVNLKEAYETEGKAIVKAFEKAILLHVIDDAWKENLRELDELKHSVQNASYEQKDPLLIFKLESVNLFDSMVNKINNNTISVLMRGQIPVQEPQQVRQAAPEPQQPRQQYREEKQDLNDPNQQAAAEKDTREAKKEPYRAEKTVGRNDPCPCGSGLKYKNCHGRNA; encoded by the coding sequence ATGGGATTTAATGAATTTATAAGCAAGATTTTCGGAAATAAGGCAACCCGCGATATGAAAGAAATACAACCGTGGGTGAATAAAGTGAAAGAAGTTTATCCGGAAATCCAGAAGTTGACGAATGATGAGTTGCGTGCCAAAACAGAAGAGCTGAAGAAGTATATCAAGGATTCGGCTTTGGAGGAGACTCAGAAAATTGCAGACTTAAAAGCAACTATCGAGGATACAGATATTGAAAAGCGCGAGCCGATTTTCAATCAGATAGATAAGCTGGAGAAAGAAGTTCTCGAGAAATACGAAAAAGCATTGAACGAGGTGTTGCCTACGGCTTTCGCCATCGTGAAAGATACGGCACGCCGTTTTGCCGAGAACGAGGAAATAGAGGTGACGGCTACAGAGATGGACCGGAACCTTGCTGCGCAGGGGCGTGATTTCGTGCGGATAGAAGATGATAAGGCTATTTGGAAGAACCATTGGGTAGCCGGCGGCAATGAAGTTACTTGGAACATGATTCATTACGATGTGCAGTTATTCGGTGGTGTCGTATTGCATCAGGGCAAGATTGCCGAAATGGCGACAGGTGAAGGTAAGACCCTGGTGGCTACGCTTCCGGTATTCCTCAATGCGTTGACCGGAAACGGTGTGCATGTCGTAACCGTTAATGATTACTTGGCTAAGCGTGACTCGGAATGGATGGGCCCGCTGTATATGTTCCATGGCTTGAGTGTGGATTGCATCGATAAGCATCAGCCCAACTCGGAAGCCCGCCGCCGTGCTTATATGGCAGACATTACATTTGGTACCAATAACGAGTTTGGCTTCGATTACCTGCGTGATAATATGGCGGTTAGTCCGAAAGACTTGGTACAACGCCAGCATAATTATGCCATTGTCGATGAGGTCGACTCGGTCTTGATTGACGATGCGCGTACGCCGCTGATTATTTCCGGTCCGGTGCCTAAGGGTGACGAACAATTGTTCGAAGTGCTTCGCCCCTTGGTAGAAAGACTGGTAGAAGCTCAACGCAAATTGGCTACGCAGTATTTGGCAGATGCCAAGCGCTTGATTGCTTCGGACAAGAAAGAAGACCAGGAAGCCGGTTTCCTTGCCTTGTTCCGTAGCCATAAGGCATTGCCGAAAAACAAGCCGTTGATTAAGTTCCTGAGTGAGCCGGGGATTAAGGCGGGCATGCTGAAAACAGAGGAAATCTACATGGAGCAGAACAACAAGCGTATGCCCGAGGCGGTAGAACCTTTGTATTTCGTGATTGACGAAAAGCTGAAAAGTGTAGACCTGACCGATAAGGGTATCGATTTGATAACGGGTAAATCACAAGACCCGACCTTGTTTGTGTTGCCGGATATAGCCGCACAGCTTTCTGCATTGGAAAATGAAGAGGGTTTGAGCGATGAAGAAAGACTTGCCAAGAAAGATGAGTTTATGACCAACTATTCCATTAAGGCAGAACGTGTACATACCATCAATCAGTTGCTGAAGGCTTATACGATGTTCGAAAAGGATACCGACTATGTGGTGATGGACGGTCAGGTGAAGATCGTGGATGAACAGACTGGCCGTATCATGGAAGGACGTCGTTGGAGCGATGGATTGCATCAGGCGGTAGAAGCTAAGGAAGGCGTGAAGATAGAAGCTGCAACGCAGACATTCGCAACGATTACCTTGCAGAATTACTTCCGTATGTATCATAAGTTGTCGGGTATGACCGGTACGGCTGAAACTGAAGCAGGCGAATTTTGGGACATCTATAAATTGGATGTAGTGGTGATTCCGACTAACCGTCCGATTGCGCGTATCGATATGAACGACCGTGTCTATAAGACCAAACGTGAGAAATATAAGGCGGTTATCGAAGAAATCGAGAAGATGGTAAACGCCGGACGTCCGGTATTGGTAGGTACTACTTCAGTGGAAATTTCTGAAATGTTAAGCAAGATGCTTACCTTGCGTAAGATTCCTCATAATGTCTTGAATGCGAAGCTGCATCAGAAAGAAGCCGAGATTGTGGCAAAAGCGGGTCAGAGCAGTACGGTGACCATTGCTACAAACATGGCGGGTCGTGGTACCGATATCAAATTGAGTCCAGAGGTGAAAGCTGCGGGCGGTTTGGCTATCATCGGTACAGAACGCCACGAATCACGTCGTGTAGACCGTCAGTTGCGTGGTCGTGCCGGACGTCAGGGAGACCCGGGCTCTTCTGTATTCTTTGTTTCGCTGGAAGATGATTTGATGCGTCTGTTTGCTTCTGACCGTCTGGCTCATTGGATGGATAAGATGGGATTCAAGGAAGGCGAGATGATTGAGCATAGCATGATATCGAAATCCATCGAACGTGCTCAGAAAAAGGTAGAAGAAAATAACTTCGGTATCCGTAAGCGTTTGTTGGAATACGATGACGTGATGAATAAGCAACGTACGGTGGTTTATACGAAACGCCGTCATGCCCTGATGGGTGAACGTATCGGTATGGATATAGCCGATATGATTTGGGACCGTTGTTACAATGCGGTTGACCAACCGACCTATGAGGATGCTAAAATGGAAATATTGCAGACATTAGCAATGGAAACTCCGTTTACTTCTGAAGATTTCCGCAATAAGCAGAAAGAGGCGCTTGCAGAACAAACATTCCAAAGTGCAATGGAATTATTCCGCCGTAAAACGGAACGTATGGCGCAGATTGCCACTCCTGTTATTAAGCAGGTGTATGAAAATCAGGGCAAAATGTATCAGAATATCTTGATTCCGATAACTGATGGCAAGCGGATGTATAATATTTCTGTAAATCTGAAAGAAGCTTATGAAACTGAGGGTAAGGCGATTGTAAAGGCTTTTGAAAAGGCGATATTGCTTCATGTCATTGATGATGCCTGGAAAGAGAATTTGCGTGAGTTGGACGAACTGAAACATTCGGTACAGAATGCAAGTTACGAACAGAAAGACCCGTTGTTGATTTTTAAATTAGAATCGGTGAACTTGTTTGACTCGATGGTTAACAAAATCAATAATAATACCATTTCTGTTTTGATGCGTGGACAGATTCCGGTACAGGAACCGCAGCAAGTGCGTCAGGCAGCTCCAGAACCTCAACAACCCCGCCAACAGTATCGTGAGGAGAAGCAAGATTTGAATGACCCGAATCAGCAAGCGGCAGCTGAAAAAGATACACGTGAGGCTAAAAAGGAACCTTATCGTGCAGAGAAGACTGTAGGGCGTAATGATCCATGTCCTTGCGGTAGCGGGCTGAAGTATAAGAACTGCCATGGACGTAATGCATGA
- a CDS encoding HAD-IA family hydrolase, with product MFEEAIRTYLQAHRFGSLDLKAVLFDMDGVLFDSMKNHAAAWHEAMKRYNLQMSPEEAYLHEGRTGADTINIISARQRKKEATDEEIENIYETKSEIFNSLPQAERMPGAYELLQKIKGEGLTPVIVTGSGQKSLLERLNKNFPDIFRPELMVTAFDVKYGKPNPEPYLMGLQKAGVKANEAIVVENAPLGVKAGVAAGIFTVAVNTGPLPDEVLTQEGANLLFHSMMEFNNSWERFYHAVKQKP from the coding sequence ATGTTTGAAGAAGCAATTCGGACTTATCTGCAAGCACATCGCTTCGGGTCACTCGACTTGAAAGCTGTATTATTCGACATGGACGGCGTATTGTTCGACTCCATGAAAAACCATGCGGCAGCGTGGCACGAAGCGATGAAACGTTACAACCTGCAAATGTCTCCTGAAGAGGCTTATTTGCACGAAGGGCGTACGGGAGCAGATACTATCAACATCATAAGCGCCCGCCAGCGGAAGAAAGAAGCGACGGATGAAGAAATTGAAAACATCTACGAAACCAAATCCGAAATTTTCAATTCATTACCCCAAGCAGAACGTATGCCGGGCGCATACGAATTATTACAAAAAATAAAAGGAGAAGGATTAACGCCGGTCATTGTCACCGGTTCAGGTCAAAAATCATTATTGGAACGGCTCAATAAGAACTTTCCGGATATTTTCAGACCTGAATTAATGGTAACGGCTTTTGATGTCAAATACGGAAAGCCCAATCCGGAGCCTTATCTTATGGGACTCCAGAAAGCAGGGGTAAAAGCAAACGAAGCCATCGTGGTAGAAAATGCCCCATTGGGAGTAAAAGCAGGAGTAGCGGCAGGCATTTTTACAGTAGCGGTAAATACCGGTCCCTTACCTGACGAAGTATTGACACAAGAAGGAGCTAACCTTCTTTTCCATTCTATGATGGAATTCAATAACAGTTGGGAACGTTTTTATCATGCGGTCAAACAAAAGCCGTAG
- a CDS encoding tetratricopeptide repeat protein produces MKMNLFTMLVALSLGSTATFAQKGVDDGSRFGHGEDSIRCLQNISIYSEYVKTDNFKDAYSPWKAVFTEAPWAQVSTYTNGAKILRALIAESKDAAQQKAYLDELMKVHDQRIQYLDKLNTLVKTPTTKGSILGMKTHDYIVFTGGNFDVNKAYEMEKEAIGLEKAQSDYFMLQDMMDISSRKLKADDTHKEQFIQDYLTVSEYADAALKAATKERDKKLLKTAKDNIDAYFINSGTATCENLQGIYGPKVEQNKTNLDYLKQVISVMEMLKCTNEEAYFAASEAAHAIEPTAETAAGCGYMYYKKGDMDKSMQYFDQAIELAQDDAKKADYSYNAAVVLFSKKQLARAKQYAQKSISLNGNSGKPYILIAQMYASSPNWSDEPALNKCTYFAVIDKLQRAKSVDPSVAEEANKLISTYAAHTPKDEDLFFLGLKKGNTVTIGGWIGETTMIR; encoded by the coding sequence ATGAAAATGAATTTATTTACTATGCTGGTTGCCCTTTCATTAGGCTCAACAGCAACATTCGCTCAAAAAGGAGTAGATGACGGTTCCCGTTTCGGACATGGAGAAGACAGCATCCGCTGTTTGCAGAACATCAGTATTTATTCTGAATACGTAAAGACGGATAATTTCAAAGATGCTTACTCGCCTTGGAAAGCAGTATTCACAGAAGCTCCGTGGGCACAGGTCAGCACCTATACCAACGGCGCAAAGATTTTACGCGCGTTGATTGCTGAATCAAAAGACGCCGCACAACAGAAGGCTTATCTGGATGAGTTGATGAAAGTTCATGACCAACGCATCCAATACTTGGATAAATTGAACACATTGGTAAAGACTCCGACTACGAAAGGTTCTATCCTCGGAATGAAAACGCACGACTACATCGTGTTCACCGGAGGCAACTTTGATGTAAACAAAGCCTATGAAATGGAAAAAGAAGCCATCGGTCTGGAAAAAGCGCAATCCGATTATTTCATGTTGCAGGACATGATGGATATTTCATCACGCAAGCTCAAAGCAGACGATACGCATAAAGAACAATTCATCCAAGACTATCTGACCGTATCCGAATATGCGGATGCAGCACTGAAAGCCGCGACTAAAGAACGCGACAAGAAACTGTTGAAGACCGCAAAAGACAACATCGACGCTTATTTCATCAACAGCGGTACTGCAACCTGCGAAAACCTGCAAGGCATTTATGGTCCTAAGGTAGAACAGAACAAGACCAACCTGGACTACCTGAAACAAGTCATCTCTGTAATGGAAATGCTGAAATGTACCAATGAAGAAGCATACTTTGCCGCTTCTGAGGCTGCTCATGCCATCGAACCGACCGCCGAAACAGCTGCAGGATGCGGTTACATGTATTATAAGAAAGGTGACATGGACAAGAGCATGCAATACTTCGACCAGGCTATCGAACTGGCGCAAGACGACGCAAAGAAAGCGGATTACAGCTACAATGCAGCCGTTGTCCTGTTCAGCAAAAAACAATTGGCACGCGCTAAACAATATGCACAGAAATCAATCTCACTGAACGGCAATAGCGGAAAGCCTTACATCCTGATTGCGCAAATGTATGCGTCAAGCCCGAATTGGAGCGATGAACCGGCATTGAACAAATGTACGTACTTTGCCGTAATCGACAAATTGCAAAGAGCGAAGTCGGTAGACCCCAGCGTAGCAGAAGAAGCCAACAAACTGATTAGCACTTATGCGGCACACACTCCGAAAGACGAAGACTTGTTCTTCTTAGGATTGAAGAAAGGCAATACAGTTACTATCGGCGGATGGATTGGCGAAACGACAATGATCAGATAA
- a CDS encoding alkaline phosphatase family protein produces the protein MKERILTSLITAIVLTGLQAQTVSPVPRLVVGLTIDQLRSDYIEAFSALYGEKGFKRLMKEGRVYCNAEYDFINIDRSSAVASIYTGATPYYNGIVGNRWMDRSTLRMIKSTDDPAYMGIYTSESTSPQHLLVSTLSDELMVATHGVAEVYSIAPTREMAVFSAGHAAKCALWLNDETGKWCGSTYYGAFPEWVTTYNDREGLDFRIGSMTWGPYLPVTSYKYVTSDVKQLTFKHDFTDERAAKYRKFKTSPYVNDEVNRLVRACLLHSQVGKDNIPDLLTLSYYAGNYDHKPNTEYAMEIQDVYVRLDRSIGELLDLIDQKIGLGNTLFFITSTGYADSDPKDPEQYRIPSGEFHIERCAALLNMYLMAIYGPGQYVETYYDRQIYLNHKLIEDRKLNLTEMLNVSSDFIVQMSGVRTAYSSQRLLLGAWTPRIDKIRNTFNPNCSGDIYIEVMPGWSVINEYSHTNHVVRDTYASVPLIFIGNNIKPEILYEPVKMATIAPTVAHFMRIRAPNAAMSAPLTGIRK, from the coding sequence ATGAAAGAACGCATATTGACATCTTTGATAACGGCAATTGTCCTGACCGGATTGCAGGCGCAGACCGTGTCGCCCGTACCCCGTTTGGTGGTGGGGCTGACCATTGACCAGCTCCGTTCCGATTACATCGAGGCTTTCTCGGCGTTGTATGGCGAAAAGGGATTCAAGCGGTTGATGAAAGAAGGGCGGGTATATTGCAATGCCGAATATGACTTCATCAATATAGACCGCTCGTCGGCGGTGGCTTCTATCTATACCGGTGCTACTCCTTATTATAATGGTATCGTAGGAAACCGGTGGATGGACCGCAGTACGTTGCGGATGATAAAGAGTACGGACGACCCTGCCTATATGGGTATCTATACATCGGAAAGCACGTCGCCCCAGCACTTGCTGGTTTCCACCCTGTCGGATGAACTGATGGTGGCTACTCATGGCGTGGCGGAGGTCTATTCTATTGCTCCGACGCGTGAAATGGCTGTGTTTTCCGCCGGACATGCGGCGAAATGTGCGCTTTGGTTGAATGATGAAACAGGCAAATGGTGCGGCTCTACGTATTACGGTGCTTTTCCGGAATGGGTCACTACGTATAATGACCGGGAAGGGCTTGATTTCCGTATCGGGAGCATGACGTGGGGACCTTATCTTCCTGTAACTTCTTATAAGTATGTGACCTCGGATGTCAAGCAATTGACTTTCAAGCATGATTTCACAGATGAGCGTGCGGCAAAATACCGGAAGTTTAAGACCAGTCCGTACGTGAACGATGAGGTGAACCGTCTGGTACGTGCGTGCCTGCTTCATTCGCAAGTGGGAAAAGACAATATCCCGGATTTGCTGACCCTTTCTTACTATGCGGGGAACTATGACCATAAGCCGAATACGGAATATGCGATGGAAATCCAGGACGTGTATGTACGTTTAGACCGTTCGATAGGGGAGTTGTTGGACTTGATAGACCAAAAAATAGGTTTAGGCAATACGCTGTTCTTCATCACCTCGACAGGTTATGCGGATTCCGACCCTAAAGACCCGGAGCAATACCGGATTCCCAGCGGAGAGTTCCATATCGAGCGGTGTGCCGCATTGCTGAATATGTATCTGATGGCTATTTACGGTCCGGGGCAATATGTGGAGACGTATTACGACCGTCAGATATACCTGAACCATAAGCTGATAGAAGACCGTAAGCTGAATCTGACGGAGATGCTGAATGTGTCTTCCGACTTTATCGTGCAGATGAGCGGAGTGCGTACGGCTTATTCGTCCCAGCGTTTGTTGCTTGGCGCATGGACACCCCGCATTGACAAAATCCGTAATACCTTCAATCCGAATTGTTCGGGGGATATCTATATAGAGGTGATGCCGGGCTGGTCGGTTATCAACGAGTATTCGCATACGAATCATGTGGTGCGTGATACTTATGCTTCAGTTCCGCTTATTTTTATCGGGAATAATATAAAACCGGAGATTTTGTATGAGCCGGTGAAGATGGCTACAATCGCTCCTACAGTAGCTCATTTCATGCGCATTAGGGCGCCCAATGCCGCTATGTCAGCCCCTCTTACGGGCATTCGCAAGTAA